One Desulfobulbus oligotrophicus DNA segment encodes these proteins:
- a CDS encoding iron ABC transporter substrate-binding protein, with product MIYRALVLLLLLFAVQVAQGRTVTDASGRTVVLPDTVKRVICSGSGCLRLLCYLQAQDRVVAVDDIETRHSAFDARPYALANPQFKDMPVFGQFRGLDNPEIILTLDPAPQVIFKIFMGLGDRPDKLQAKTGIPVVAIDSGDLGARRPQFQAALRLMGEVVGRSERAETVIAYFEKTIHDLQARTAGISVDEQPSVYLSGVAFKGPHGLQSTEPAYPPFTFIGARNLALQGAGKSLSHSIIAREQIVSWNPDYLFVDLSTLQMGEKAGGLYELRTDPAYATLRAVTDGQVFGVLPYNWYAQNFESILANAYFIGKTLYPDRFQDIDPAVKTDEIYTSVIGKPVFSTMNTMFSNLIFTRLLVR from the coding sequence ATGATCTATCGTGCTTTGGTTCTCTTGCTGTTGCTTTTTGCTGTGCAGGTTGCTCAGGGCCGTACTGTCACCGATGCATCAGGGCGTACCGTTGTCCTCCCCGATACAGTGAAACGGGTTATCTGTTCGGGTTCGGGTTGTTTACGCTTACTCTGTTATCTGCAAGCCCAGGACCGAGTGGTGGCTGTGGATGATATTGAAACCAGACACAGTGCGTTTGACGCCCGTCCCTATGCCCTGGCTAACCCGCAGTTTAAAGACATGCCGGTTTTTGGGCAATTTCGCGGTCTGGACAATCCAGAGATAATCCTGACCCTTGATCCGGCTCCGCAGGTCATCTTCAAGATTTTTATGGGCCTGGGCGACAGACCCGACAAACTGCAGGCAAAAACCGGTATTCCGGTTGTAGCGATCGACAGCGGTGATCTGGGTGCCCGTCGACCCCAGTTTCAGGCCGCACTGCGGCTTATGGGTGAAGTTGTCGGTCGGAGTGAGAGAGCTGAAACAGTTATTGCGTACTTTGAAAAAACCATCCACGATCTGCAGGCCCGTACTGCCGGTATTTCTGTGGATGAACAACCTTCCGTCTATCTGAGCGGGGTCGCCTTCAAAGGCCCGCATGGATTGCAGTCCACAGAACCCGCCTATCCGCCTTTTACGTTTATCGGCGCCCGTAATCTTGCCCTGCAGGGGGCAGGCAAAAGTTTGAGTCATTCTATTATTGCCAGGGAGCAGATTGTCAGCTGGAATCCGGACTATCTGTTTGTCGATCTGTCCACGTTACAGATGGGGGAGAAGGCCGGTGGTCTTTATGAGTTACGCACAGATCCGGCATATGCCACGCTACGTGCGGTTACTGATGGACAGGTGTTCGGTGTGCTTCCCTACAACTGGTACGCTCAGAATTTCGAATCCATTCTCGCCAACGCCTACTTTATCGGTAAAACCCTGTATCCGGACAGGTTTCAAGACATCGATCCTGCTGTCAAGACCGATGAAATCTACACATCCGTGATCGGTAAGCCGGTATTTTCCACCATGAACACCATGTTCTCCAACCTGATCTTTACCCGTCTGCTGGTACGCTGA
- a CDS encoding NuoF family protein, with the protein MHREKIDRIITEHRQFLDQFNHHVFVCSGLGCPRNDEIRRALERAVQTQHLQDAVLIRKVGCMGLCSAGPLVLIQPQELMYQGVQPEDAEEIIASLGKSPIQRLLLPADLAFFTRQHKNVLRLSGRIDPESLPDYLVAGGYQALLKTLATLQPPDILRSIQDSGLRGRGGAGYPTGLKWATVAKAQGSPKYLICNADEGDPGAFMDRSLLESTPHAILEGMIMAAYAVGASQGFIYIRAEYPLAVQRLKRVIRDAEQNNLLGHSICGSNLNFHIQIRLGAGAFVCGEETALIRSIEGKRGLPRPRPPYPAEKGLWGCPTLINNVETYANIPPLITHGPEWCANLGTDKSRGTKVFALTGRVRHTGLIEVPMGMRLREIVDDIGGGLTEGHTLKAVQTGGPSGGCIPAALLDTPVSYESLNELGSIMGSGGMIVIDETSSMVDIVTYFMAFCRDESCGKCTPCRVGTAQIHNLLIKFQNHRATMADLEMLEWLCDLLKNTSLCGLGQSAPNPVLSALRFFRREFLDCIATEQAHEEVKP; encoded by the coding sequence ATGCATCGTGAAAAGATAGACCGGATCATAACGGAGCACCGACAGTTTCTCGACCAATTCAACCACCATGTCTTCGTCTGCTCCGGTCTTGGTTGTCCTCGGAATGATGAGATAAGACGAGCCCTTGAGCGAGCTGTACAAACGCAACACCTGCAGGACGCCGTCCTCATCCGCAAGGTTGGTTGCATGGGGTTGTGTTCTGCCGGCCCGCTTGTTCTGATCCAGCCTCAGGAACTGATGTACCAGGGTGTGCAGCCGGAAGACGCAGAAGAAATCATTGCCTCTCTTGGTAAAAGTCCGATACAGCGGCTGCTGCTGCCGGCAGACCTGGCTTTTTTTACCCGGCAGCATAAGAATGTCCTCCGCCTTTCCGGCCGTATTGATCCTGAAAGCCTGCCCGATTATCTGGTTGCCGGCGGCTATCAGGCACTGCTGAAAACCCTTGCCACGCTGCAGCCGCCGGATATTCTTCGCTCTATCCAGGACAGCGGACTGCGCGGCCGCGGTGGTGCCGGCTATCCCACCGGTCTGAAATGGGCCACTGTTGCCAAGGCACAGGGTTCGCCGAAGTACCTGATCTGTAACGCCGATGAGGGTGACCCCGGCGCGTTCATGGATCGTTCACTTCTGGAGAGTACACCGCATGCCATCCTGGAAGGGATGATCATGGCAGCCTATGCTGTTGGTGCCAGCCAGGGATTTATCTATATCCGGGCCGAATATCCGCTGGCTGTCCAACGGTTGAAACGGGTCATCCGTGATGCCGAGCAAAACAACCTCCTGGGGCATTCCATCTGCGGTTCAAACCTCAACTTCCACATACAGATCCGTCTTGGAGCAGGTGCCTTTGTCTGTGGTGAGGAAACCGCTCTGATCCGGTCGATTGAAGGGAAACGCGGCCTGCCCCGGCCCCGGCCGCCCTACCCTGCTGAAAAAGGGCTATGGGGGTGTCCGACCCTGATCAACAATGTGGAAACCTATGCCAACATACCACCGCTTATCACCCATGGACCTGAATGGTGCGCCAACCTCGGTACCGACAAAAGCAGGGGAACCAAAGTGTTTGCCCTCACCGGCAGAGTCCGGCACACCGGTCTTATTGAAGTGCCGATGGGTATGCGGTTGCGGGAGATTGTCGACGATATCGGTGGCGGTCTGACGGAAGGTCACACCTTGAAAGCCGTGCAGACCGGTGGACCGTCGGGCGGCTGTATCCCCGCCGCATTACTCGACACACCGGTCAGCTATGAGAGCTTAAACGAGCTGGGATCGATCATGGGTTCCGGCGGCATGATCGTTATTGACGAAACATCCAGCATGGTTGATATCGTCACCTACTTCATGGCCTTCTGCCGGGATGAATCCTGCGGCAAATGTACGCCGTGCCGCGTGGGTACGGCCCAAATCCACAACCTGCTCATCAAATTTCAAAACCACCGGGCCACCATGGCGGATCTGGAGATGTTGGAATGGTTGTGCGATCTGCTCAAGAATACCAGTCTCTGCGGCCTTGGTCAGTCAGCTCCAAACCCGGTGCTCAGCGCCCTGCGCTTTTTCCGCCGGGAGTTTCTCGATTGCATCGCAACCGAACAGGCCCATGAAGAGGTGAAACCATGA
- a CDS encoding P-II family nitrogen regulator, with translation MKLVVAIIKPAKLDAVRENLTSLGVKGMTVTEVKGFGRQKGHTEMYSGAEYAVEFLPKLKVEVAIDASQLTRVVEGIQKAAWTDKIGDGKIFVFDLEHVMRIRTGEVGSEAL, from the coding sequence ATGAAGTTGGTTGTTGCAATTATTAAACCGGCGAAGCTGGATGCAGTTCGGGAAAACCTCACATCTTTAGGCGTTAAAGGGATGACGGTGACCGAGGTGAAAGGGTTTGGCCGACAGAAGGGCCACACTGAAATGTACAGTGGTGCAGAGTATGCTGTTGAATTTTTGCCAAAACTGAAGGTAGAGGTGGCGATTGATGCGAGCCAGCTCACCCGGGTGGTTGAGGGCATTCAGAAGGCTGCCTGGACAGACAAGATCGGTGACGGCAAAATTTTTGTCTTTGATCTTGAGCATGTCATGCGAATCCGTACCGGCGAGGTCGGCAGTGAAGCGCTGTGA
- a CDS encoding NAD(P)H-dependent oxidoreductase subunit E, protein MPTVTRQPIDDRRWQRIVQTMQRHNNRPDALIETLHTVQDIYGYLDSTILSAVANHLKIPPARVFGVATFYNHFSLKPKGDHTLVICTGTACHVKGNDQVLAWMHEHHHLAPGETSADNRLSLVEARCVGACALAPVILCDGVLTGRKTFEETTMVIEEWLGNAS, encoded by the coding sequence ATGCCCACCGTTACCCGCCAACCGATTGATGACCGCCGCTGGCAACGCATCGTCCAAACCATGCAGCGTCATAACAACCGACCCGACGCCCTCATCGAAACACTGCATACTGTACAGGACATCTATGGTTACCTGGACAGCACCATCCTCTCTGCTGTTGCCAATCACCTCAAAATCCCTCCTGCCCGGGTGTTCGGGGTTGCCACCTTTTACAATCACTTCAGTCTCAAGCCAAAGGGCGACCACACCCTGGTGATCTGCACCGGCACAGCCTGCCATGTCAAAGGCAATGATCAGGTCCTTGCATGGATGCACGAACACCATCACCTTGCTCCCGGAGAGACCAGTGCAGACAATCGTCTTTCGCTGGTTGAGGCCCGTTGTGTCGGTGCCTGTGCCCTGGCGCCGGTTATCCTGTGTGATGGAGTACTGACGGGCAGAAAGACTTTTGAAGAGACAACCATGGTCATTGAGGAGTGGTTAGGCAATGCATCGTGA
- the hoxU gene encoding bidirectional hydrogenase complex protein HoxU: MTTPILTLTIDGKEVSGLATETILQVARENGFSIPTLCWLEGLTSVGSCRLCMVELRGSTALHPACITLIQEGMTVTTSSERLLRYRRAIIELLFSERNHACAVCVVNGHCELQSLAQQLGLDHISFPGLYPALPVDASHSRFVMDHNRCILCTRCVRVCSEIEGAHTWDVKDRGIRSRIVADLDTPWGDSTTCTGCGKCVHVCPTGALFEKGKSVAEMFKKPPALPYLKATRAQEV; the protein is encoded by the coding sequence ATGACCACGCCGATTCTTACCCTGACCATCGACGGAAAAGAGGTCAGCGGCCTTGCCACCGAAACCATCCTGCAGGTCGCCCGGGAAAATGGTTTTTCCATCCCGACCCTCTGCTGGCTGGAGGGACTGACCAGTGTCGGTTCCTGTCGTCTCTGCATGGTTGAGCTCCGTGGCAGCACAGCATTGCACCCGGCCTGTATCACACTGATCCAGGAGGGTATGACGGTGACCACCTCTTCGGAACGGTTGCTGCGGTATCGCCGTGCCATTATCGAGCTGCTTTTCTCCGAGCGCAACCATGCCTGCGCCGTCTGTGTGGTCAACGGCCACTGCGAACTGCAGAGTCTGGCTCAACAGCTGGGGCTTGATCATATCAGCTTTCCCGGTCTGTATCCCGCGCTTCCCGTCGACGCATCACACAGCCGGTTTGTCATGGACCACAACCGTTGCATCCTGTGCACGCGCTGTGTCCGTGTTTGCAGCGAAATTGAAGGTGCCCATACCTGGGATGTAAAAGATCGAGGTATTCGCAGTCGAATCGTTGCCGACCTTGATACTCCCTGGGGTGACTCAACCACATGCACCGGCTGTGGCAAGTGTGTACATGTGTGCCCCACCGGCGCCCTGTTTGAAAAGGGGAAATCAGT